GCAGGGTGAATCCGATGACCGTCACCGCGCCGTGGCGCAGGGATCCCCCGCTGCTCGGCGCGGGAAGCACCACCACACCCAGGGCGGCGAGACCGCCGCCGGCCAGGGCCACCCGGCCGGCGGTGGCGGCGGCCCGCAGCCCCCAGGCGGTCAGCAGATGGCAGGCACCCAGGGCGAGGAACGCCGCCGACATCACCCAGAATCCCGGGGCCCCGTAGGCTCCCAGGACGCTGATCGTCTGGGACACGGGGTCGTAGGCAGGCCCTTCGAACAGCGCCGCGCCCGTCCAGCCTCCGATCAGCAGGACGGGCGCGCACCCTGAGGTGAGCAGGACCCATCTGGGGACAAGTCGCATCAAACAAGATTAAAGCGGAACCTGGAGGCATGGCCAGGCGTCCCGTGGTGGTGGGCCGGCCGTCGCCCAGCGGCGGTCGGCGGGTCCGTGCGGACGGCGAGATTCTCGGACTGGCGTACGGCGTGCGGGATGTCGAGGAGTTCCTGCGGCGGGCCGGTCTGGAGGACGTCGACGTGGAGACCTCGGACTTGATCGAATGGCGCGGCGGTGGTCCGGAGGTCTGGTCGGTACGGAGGTAGCGGCCCTCACGACGAGGAGAGAGCCATCACCACACACGCGGGCAAGGTGATCTGCGACATCACGGTCACGGCCGACGGGTACTCGGCCGGGCACGGCCAGAATGAGGAACGCCCGTTCGGTGACGACGGCGGGGACGGCACGGGCGAGAAGCTGCACGCCTGGATGTTCGACACGCCCGACGAGAACAGGGCCGAGCTGGACCGGATGGCCGCCGCCAAGGCGTTCATCATGGGACGCAACATGTTCGGGCCCGTGCGGGGTGAGTGGGACCGTCCGTGGAACGGCTGGTGGGGCGACGATCCGCCCTTCCACGCCCCGGTGTTCGTCCTCACTCACCACGCGCGCGACCCGCAGGCGATGGCCGGGGGCACGACGTACCACTTCGTCACCGACGGGATCGAGTCGGCGCTCGCCCAGGCGCGGGCGGCGGCAGGCGGCGGCGACGTGCAGGTCCAGGGCGGGGCCACCACCGTCAACCAGTACCTCGCGGCCGGCCTGATCGAGGAGCTGAGGCTGCACGTCGTGCCGTTCACGCTCGGCGCCGGCACCCGGCTCTTCGAAGGTGTCCCGCCGCTCAGGCTGGAGCAGGTGGCCTCACGCGCGGCGCCCCAGGTCACGCACGTGACCTACCGCGTGCGCTCCTGACGCGGTGGGCCTCCGGCCGGGTGGAGTTCCCGGCCGGAGACCCACTCCTTGTCCCCCGACGGGGTGTCAGTCCTCCCCCTCCAGATCGCCCTCGGTCTCCAGGTACACCTGCCGCAGGGCTTCCAGGACGGCCGGGTCGGGCTTCTCCCACATGCCGCGCGACTCCGCCTCCAGCAGGCGCTCGGCGATGCCGTGCAGGGCCCAGGGGTTGGCCTGCTGGAGGAACTCGCGGTTGACGGGGTCCAGGACGTACGCCTCGGTGAGCTTGTCGTACATCCAGTCCGCGACCACACCCGTGGTGGCGTCGTAGCCGAAGAGGTAGTCGACGGTGGCGGCGAGTTCGAAGGCGCCCTTGTAACCGTGGCGGCGCATCGCCTCGATCCACTTGGGGTTGACCACGCGGGCGCGGAAGACGCGGGAGGTCTCCTCCACCAGGGTGCGGGTGCGGACCGTCTCCGGGCGGGTGGAGTCGCCGATGTACGCCTCGGGCGCGGTGCCGCGCAGGGCGCGGACGGTGGCGACCATGCCTCCGTGGTACTGGAAGTAGTCGTCGGAGTCGGCGATGTCGTGCTCGCGGGTGTCCGTGTTCTTGGCCGCCACCGCGATCCGCTTGTACGCCGTCTCCATCTCGTCGCGCGCCGGGCGGCCGTCGAGTTCGCGGCCGTAGGCGTAGCCTCCCCAGACGCTGTAGACCTCGGCGAGGTCGGCGTCGGTGCGCCAGTCGCGGGAGTCGATGAGCTGGAGCAGACCGGCCCCGTAGGTGCCGGGGCGGGAGCCGAAGATGCGAGTGGTGGCACGGCGTTCGTCGCCGTGTTCGGCGAGGTCGGCCTGGACGTGGGCGCGGACGTGGTTGGCCTCGGCCGGTTCCTCCAGGGAGGCGGCGAGCCGTACCGCGTCGTCGAGGAGGCCCACGGTGTGCGGGAACGCGTCGCGGAAGAAGCCGGAGATGCGCAGGGTGACGTCGATGCGCGGGCGGCCCAGCTCCTCGCAGGGGATGGCTTCGAGGCCGGTGACGCGGCGGGAGGCGTCGTCCCAGACGGGGCGCACGCCGAGCAGCGCGAGGACCTCCGCGACGTCGTCGCCGGCGGTGCGCATGGCGCTGGTGCCCCACAGGGACAGGCCGACGGAGGTGGGCCATTCGCCGTTGTCGGTGCGGTAGCGCTCCAGGAGGCTGTCCGCGAGGGCCTGTCCGGTCTCCCACGCGAGGCGGGAGGGTACGGCCTTGGGGTCGACGGAGTAGAAGTTGCGGCCGGTCGGCAGGACGTTGACCAGGCCGCGCAGGGGTGAGCCGGACGGTCCCGCGGGGACGAAGCCGCCGTTCAGGGCGTGCACGGCGTGGTCGATCTCGGCGGTGGTGGCGGCGAGCCGGGGGACGACCTCGCGGGCGGCGAACTCCAGTACCGCGGCGACCTGTTCGCCGTGCTCGGACGGTACGGCGGCGGGGTCCCAGCCGGCGTCGTCCATGGCCTGCACCAGTGCGCGGGCCTGCTCCTCGGCGGCGTCGGCCGTGGTGCGGGTGGCGGCGGACTCGTCGAGGCCGAGGGCTTCGCGCAGGCCGGGCAGGGCGGTGGTGCCACCCCAGATCTGGCGGGCGCGCAGGATGGCGAGGACGAGGTTGACGCGGTCGGCGCCGGCCGGCGGGTTGCCGAGGACGTGCAGTCCGTCGCGGATCTGGGCGTCCTTGACCTCGCAGAGCCAGCCGTCGACGTGCAGCAGGAAGTCGTCGAAGCCGTCGTCGTCCGGGCGGTCCTGCATGCCGAGGTCGTGGTCGAGCTTGGCGGCCTGGATCAGGGTCCAGATCTGGGCGCGGATCGCCGGGAGCTTCGCCGGGTCCATGGACGCGATCTGCGCGTACTCGTCGAGGAGTTGCTCCAGGCGCGCGATGTCGCCGTAGGAGTCGGCGCGGGCCATCGGCGGCACGAGGTGGTCGACGAGGGTGGCGTGCGCGCGGCGCTTGGCCTGGGTGCCCTCGCCGGGGTCGTTGACGAGGAAGGGGTAGATCAGCGGCAGGTCGCCGAGGGCGGCGTCGGGGCCGCAGGCGGCGGACAGGCCGGCGTTCTTGCCGGGCAGCCATTCCAGGTTGCCGTGCTTGCCCAGGTGGATCATCGCGTCGGCGCCGAAGCCGCCGTCCTCGGCCCGCGCGGCGATCCAGCGGTAGGCGGCGAGGTAGTGGTGGGAGGGCGGCAGGTCGGGGTCGTGGTAGATGGCGATGGGGTTCTCGCCGAAGCCGCGCGGCGGCTGGATGAGGATCAGCAGGTTGCCGCGGCGCAGGGCGGCGAGGACGATGTCGCCCTCCGGGTTGCGGCTGCGGTCGACGAACATCTCTCCCGGGGCGGGGCCCCAGTGCTCCTCGACGGCCGTGCGCAGCTCCCCGGGCAGGGTCGCGTACCAGCGCCTGTAGTCGGCGGCCGGGATACGGACCGGGTTGCGGGCGAGCTGTTCCTCGGTGAGCCAGTCCTGGTCGTGGCCGCCGGCCTCGATGAGCGCGCGGATCAGTTCGTCGCCGTCGCCCGAGGCGAGGCCCGGGACCTCGGCGTCGGTGTCGGCACCGAAGTCGTAGCCCTCCTCGCGCAGTCGGCGCAGCAGGGCGACCGCGCTGGCGGGGGTGTCCAGGCCGACGGCGTTTCCGATGCGGGAGTGCTTGGTCGGGTAGGCGGACAGGACCAGGGCCAGGCGCTTGTCGGCGGCCGGGATGTGCCGCAGGCGGGCGTGGCGCACGGCGATGCCGGCGACGCGGGCGGCGCGCTCGGGGTCGGCGACGTAGGCGGGGAGGCCGTCCGCGTCGATCTCCTTGAAGGAGAACGGCACGGTGATCAGGCGGCCGTCGAACTCGGGGACGGCTATCTGGCTGGCGGCGTCCAGCGGGGAGACGCCCTCGTCGTTGCTCTCCCAGTCGGCGCGGGAGCCGGTCAGGCACAGGGCCTGGAGGATGGGGACGTCGAGGGTGGTGAGCGCGCCGGCGTCCCAGGACTCGTCGTCACCGCCGGCCGATGCCTCGGCGGGCTTGGTGCCGCCGGCCGCGAGGACGGTGGTGACGATCGCGTCGGCCGCCCGCAGGTCCTCGACGAGTTCGGGCTCGGGGGCGCGCAGCGAGGCCACGTACCGGGGCAGCGGCCGGCCGCCGGCGTTCTCGACGGCGTCGCACAGGGCGTGCACGAAGTCCGTGTTGCCGCTCATGTGGTGGGCGCGGTAGTAGAGCACGGCCACGGTCGGGCCGTCCGCGTCCGGGCGCGGCGCACGCTCCAGCGGGCCCCAGGTGGGGGCGGGCGTCGGCGGGTCGAAGCCGTGGCCGGTGAGCAGCACGGTGTCGGACAGGAACCGGGCGAGCTGCTCCAGGTTGGCGGGACCGCCGTGGGCGAGGTAGGCGTGCGCCTCCGCGGCGAGGCCGACGGGGACGGTGGAGGCCTCCATCAACTGGGCGTCCGGGGCCTGTTCACCACTGAGCACCACGACGGGCCGGCCGTCGGCGAGGAGCAGGTCGAGACCCTCGCGCCAGGCACGCACTCCGCCGAGGAGGCGTACGACGACCAGTCCGACGCCCTCCAGCAGGGCGGGCAGGTCGTCGAGCGGGAGGCGGGCGGGGTTGGCGAACCGGTAGGTGACCGGACCGGTGGCGGCGCGGGCACTCAGCAGGTCGGTGTCGGACGTCGACAGGAGCAGGATGCTGGGGTGCGAGGCGCGCTCCCCGGACGAATGCGGCATGCGGCGTCTGCCCTTCCTCGGGGTCCGCGCCCCGGGCGGTGAGAGACGGCGGGAGTTCCTGACTCGTCCGGCCCCTCAGGGTGGCCGGACTCACAGTGGCGGGACCGCGCCGGATTCACACCGGCTTCCTCCCCTGTCGCCGTCTGGCGGTGGGCGGACCGGATGATCCACCCAGGAGCATAGTAAGGGTCCCGCCGAGAAGGGCGGGGGGTGCCACCGGTGTGATGGTCGGTATGCTCGCCGCCATGTCCTCGGCGCTCCCTTCCATATCCTCCCAGGCCACAGCGGTCTCACGGGACCGTGGTGACGCCTGCCCGGGGACGCTGAGGCTGCACGCCGCCGACGACGGTGCCCTCGCCCGGGTACGGATACCCGGCGGGGTCCTGGGCGTCGTCCAGGCCGAGGCGCTGGCGGAAGCGGCCCGGCGGCTGGGCGACGGGGACCTTCATCTGACGTCCCGGGGCAACGTGCAACTGCGGCGGCTGCGCGACGGCTGCGGCGGGGAGCTCGCCGGGCTGCTGGACGCGGCCGGGCTGCTGCCCTCGCCGGGGCACGAACGGGTGCGCAACATCGTCGCCTCGCCGCTGTCCGGCCTCGACGGGCGCGGCCTCCGGGACGTACGGCCCTGGCTGTCGGCCCTGGACGCCGCGTTGTGCGCGAGCGACCGGGCGCGGGAGCTGTCGGGCCGGTTCCTGTTCGCGCTCGACGACGGGCGCGGGGACGTGACCGGGCTCGGCGCCGACGTCACCGTGCGGGCGGCCGGCGACGACCACGCGCTGGTCTCGCTGGGCTCGATGGACGACGCCTGGCGGGTGGCCGCGGGCGAGGCGTCCCGGGCGGCGCTGCTGGCGGCGGAGGCCTTCCTCGACGTCGCGCGCGAGTCCGGGTCGCGGGTGTGGCGGGTGGACGAACTCGCCGTACCGGCCCGTGTCCTGACGCGGGCGGTGGACCGCCGTCTGTCCGGGGCGGAAGTCGCCCACGTCAAGGAGCGGACGCACACGCCCCGTACGGACGGGCCTCCTCCCGGGCTCGTCGGGGACGCCCTGTGCGTGCACGTCCCGCTGGGCCGTCTCACCGGCCCGCAGTGGCGGGAGTTGACCCGCGTCGCCGCCCCGACGCGGGAAGCCGAACTGCGGTTGACGCCGTGGCGCGGCGTCGTCGTACCCGTCGGGGGCCTGGGCACGACGGACACCGCCGACGCCCTCGACCGCCTCTTTGCCGCCGGCCTCGTCACCGACGCCGCCTCCCCCTGGCCGCGCGTCGGTGCCTGCATCGGCCGCCCGGGGTGCGGGAAGTCCCACGCCAACGTGCGGGCAGACGCGGCCGGCGGCCTGTCCGCCGCAAGCCGGTCCCCGCTCCCCCTGTACTGGTCCGGCTGCGAACGCCGTTGCGGACACCCGCGGGGCGACCGGATCGACCTGGTCGCCGTCCCCGAGGGCGGCTACCGCCTCACCGTCGGCGCACCTGGCGGCCCGACACGCACCACGGTCCTGACGGACCCCTCCCAACTCGCCACCGCACTGGCGGCGATCACCCCATGAGCCGTACGACGACCGAGAGCAGCGGGAAGAGCACCGTGACCACGCACGCATACGAGAAGGACGGAGCGGCCATCTACCGCCAGTCCTTCGCCACGATCCGGGCGGAGGCGGACCTCACGGGCCTGCCCGCCGACGTCAGCCGGGTCGCCGTCCGGATGATCCACGCCTGCGGCATGGTCGACCTCGTGCGCGACATCGGCCACACGCCCACGGTGGTGGCCCGCGCCCGCGAGGCCCTGCTGGCCGGTGCGCCGATCCTCTGCGACGTGCAGATGGTGGCCAGCGGTGTGACCCGCAAGCGGCTGCCCGCGGACAACGAGGTGCTGTGCACCCTCTCCGACCCGGCGGTCCCGGGGCTGGCGGCGGAGCTGGGCACCACGCGCAGCGCCGCCGCGCTGGAGCTGTGGCGCGACCGCCTGGAGGGCTCCGTGGTCGCCGTCGGCAACGCGCCCACCGCCCTCTTCCGGCTCCTGGAGATGATCGAGGAGGGCGCGCCGAGGCCCGCGGCCGTCATCGGCGTGCCGGTCGGCTTCATCGGCGCCGCCGAGTCCAAGGACGCCCTGGCCGCCCACCCCTCGGGCCTGGAGCACCTGGTCGTCCGGGGCCGTCGCGGAGGCAGCGCCATCGCCGCCGCCGCACTCAACGCGATCGCGAGCGAGGAAGAATGAGCGGCAAGCTGTACGGGGTCGGGCTCGGTCCCGGCGACCCGTCCCTGATGACCGTGCGCGCGGTCGAGGCCATCGCCGAGGCGGACGTGATCGCGTATCACAGCGCCCGGCACGGACGCTCCATCGCCCGCTCCATCGCGGAGCGGCACCTGCGCGCCGACCACGTCGAGGAACGGCTGGTCTACCCGCTCACCGTCGAGACCACCGACCATCCGGGCGGCTACCAGGGCGCCATGGACGACTTCTACGCCGAGGCCTCGGCGCGGCTCGCCGCCCACCTCGACGCGGGCCGCACGGTCGCCGTCCTCGCGGAGGGCGACCCGCTCTTCTACGGCTCCTACATGCACATGCACAAGCGGCTCGCCGACCGGTACGACACCGAGGTGATCCCCGGTGTGACGTCCGTGTCCGCCGCCGCGGCCCGGCTGGGCACGCCGCTCGTCGAGGGTGAGGAGGTGCTGACCATCCTGCCGGGCACGTTGCCCGAGGAGGAGCTGACGGCCCGGCTCGCCTCGACGGATTCGGCCGTGGTGATGAAGCTGGGCCGTACCTTCGCCAAGGTGCGCCGCGCGCTGGAGGGGTCGGGGCGGCTCGACGAGGCGCGGTACGTCGAGCGGGCCACGATGGCGGGAGAGCGCCTCGCGGAGCTGGCGGACGTCGAGGCCGAGTCCGTGCCCTACTTCTCGGTGGCGGTGCTGCCGAGCCAGGTGGACGCCGAGCCGCCGGTGCCGGAGCCGGGTGCCGTCGGGGAGGTCGTGGTCGTGGGGACCGGGCCGGCCGGCCCGTTGTGGCTGACGCCCGAGACGCGGGGCGCGCTCGCCGCCGCCGACGACCTGGTCGGGTACACCACCTACCTGGACCGTGTCCCGGTCCGGGCAGGTCAGCGGCGCCACGGATCGGACAACAAGGTGGAGGCCGAGCGCGCGGAGTTCGCGCTGGGTCTCGCCCGGCGGGGGCGCCGGGTCGCCGTCGTCTCCGGCGGCGACCCCGGGGTCTTCGCCATGGCCACGGCCGTGCTGGAGGCCGCCTCGGCCGAGGAGCACGCGGACGTTCCGGTGCGGGTGCTGCCCGGGGTGACCGCCGCCAACGCCGCCGCCGCCCGTGCGGGGGCGCCGCTCGGGCACGACTACGCCGCCCTCTCGCTGTCCGACCGGCTCAAGCCGTGGGAGGTCATCGCCGAGCGGCTGCGGGCCGCGGCCGGGGCCGACCTGGTGCTGGCTCTGTACAACCCGGGTTCCGGCAGCCGGACCTGGCAGGTCGGCAAGGCCCGCGAGTTGCTCCTCGAGCACCGGGCGCCGGACACGCCCGTCGTGGTCGCCCGGGACGTGGGCGGTTCCGGCGAGCGGGTGCGGATCGTGCGGCTGGCGGACCTGGACCCGGCCGAGGTCG
The Streptomyces sp. NBC_01723 genome window above contains:
- a CDS encoding cobalamin biosynthesis protein CobG produces the protein MLAAMSSALPSISSQATAVSRDRGDACPGTLRLHAADDGALARVRIPGGVLGVVQAEALAEAARRLGDGDLHLTSRGNVQLRRLRDGCGGELAGLLDAAGLLPSPGHERVRNIVASPLSGLDGRGLRDVRPWLSALDAALCASDRARELSGRFLFALDDGRGDVTGLGADVTVRAAGDDHALVSLGSMDDAWRVAAGEASRAALLAAEAFLDVARESGSRVWRVDELAVPARVLTRAVDRRLSGAEVAHVKERTHTPRTDGPPPGLVGDALCVHVPLGRLTGPQWRELTRVAAPTREAELRLTPWRGVVVPVGGLGTTDTADALDRLFAAGLVTDAASPWPRVGACIGRPGCGKSHANVRADAAGGLSAASRSPLPLYWSGCERRCGHPRGDRIDLVAVPEGGYRLTVGAPGGPTRTTVLTDPSQLATALAAITP
- the cobN gene encoding cobaltochelatase subunit CobN, whose translation is MPHSSGERASHPSILLLSTSDTDLLSARAATGPVTYRFANPARLPLDDLPALLEGVGLVVVRLLGGVRAWREGLDLLLADGRPVVVLSGEQAPDAQLMEASTVPVGLAAEAHAYLAHGGPANLEQLARFLSDTVLLTGHGFDPPTPAPTWGPLERAPRPDADGPTVAVLYYRAHHMSGNTDFVHALCDAVENAGGRPLPRYVASLRAPEPELVEDLRAADAIVTTVLAAGGTKPAEASAGGDDESWDAGALTTLDVPILQALCLTGSRADWESNDEGVSPLDAASQIAVPEFDGRLITVPFSFKEIDADGLPAYVADPERAARVAGIAVRHARLRHIPAADKRLALVLSAYPTKHSRIGNAVGLDTPASAVALLRRLREEGYDFGADTDAEVPGLASGDGDELIRALIEAGGHDQDWLTEEQLARNPVRIPAADYRRWYATLPGELRTAVEEHWGPAPGEMFVDRSRNPEGDIVLAALRRGNLLILIQPPRGFGENPIAIYHDPDLPPSHHYLAAYRWIAARAEDGGFGADAMIHLGKHGNLEWLPGKNAGLSAACGPDAALGDLPLIYPFLVNDPGEGTQAKRRAHATLVDHLVPPMARADSYGDIARLEQLLDEYAQIASMDPAKLPAIRAQIWTLIQAAKLDHDLGMQDRPDDDGFDDFLLHVDGWLCEVKDAQIRDGLHVLGNPPAGADRVNLVLAILRARQIWGGTTALPGLREALGLDESAATRTTADAAEEQARALVQAMDDAGWDPAAVPSEHGEQVAAVLEFAAREVVPRLAATTAEIDHAVHALNGGFVPAGPSGSPLRGLVNVLPTGRNFYSVDPKAVPSRLAWETGQALADSLLERYRTDNGEWPTSVGLSLWGTSAMRTAGDDVAEVLALLGVRPVWDDASRRVTGLEAIPCEELGRPRIDVTLRISGFFRDAFPHTVGLLDDAVRLAASLEEPAEANHVRAHVQADLAEHGDERRATTRIFGSRPGTYGAGLLQLIDSRDWRTDADLAEVYSVWGGYAYGRELDGRPARDEMETAYKRIAVAAKNTDTREHDIADSDDYFQYHGGMVATVRALRGTAPEAYIGDSTRPETVRTRTLVEETSRVFRARVVNPKWIEAMRRHGYKGAFELAATVDYLFGYDATTGVVADWMYDKLTEAYVLDPVNREFLQQANPWALHGIAERLLEAESRGMWEKPDPAVLEALRQVYLETEGDLEGED
- a CDS encoding precorrin-8X methylmutase, whose amino-acid sequence is MSRTTTESSGKSTVTTHAYEKDGAAIYRQSFATIRAEADLTGLPADVSRVAVRMIHACGMVDLVRDIGHTPTVVARAREALLAGAPILCDVQMVASGVTRKRLPADNEVLCTLSDPAVPGLAAELGTTRSAAALELWRDRLEGSVVAVGNAPTALFRLLEMIEEGAPRPAAVIGVPVGFIGAAESKDALAAHPSGLEHLVVRGRRGGSAIAAAALNAIASEEE
- a CDS encoding dihydrofolate reductase family protein gives rise to the protein MTTHAGKVICDITVTADGYSAGHGQNEERPFGDDGGDGTGEKLHAWMFDTPDENRAELDRMAAAKAFIMGRNMFGPVRGEWDRPWNGWWGDDPPFHAPVFVLTHHARDPQAMAGGTTYHFVTDGIESALAQARAAAGGGDVQVQGGATTVNQYLAAGLIEELRLHVVPFTLGAGTRLFEGVPPLRLEQVASRAAPQVTHVTYRVRS
- a CDS encoding precorrin-2 C(20)-methyltransferase, with amino-acid sequence MSGKLYGVGLGPGDPSLMTVRAVEAIAEADVIAYHSARHGRSIARSIAERHLRADHVEERLVYPLTVETTDHPGGYQGAMDDFYAEASARLAAHLDAGRTVAVLAEGDPLFYGSYMHMHKRLADRYDTEVIPGVTSVSAAAARLGTPLVEGEEVLTILPGTLPEEELTARLASTDSAVVMKLGRTFAKVRRALEGSGRLDEARYVERATMAGERLAELADVEAESVPYFSVAVLPSQVDAEPPVPEPGAVGEVVVVGTGPAGPLWLTPETRGALAAADDLVGYTTYLDRVPVRAGQRRHGSDNKVEAERAEFALGLARRGRRVAVVSGGDPGVFAMATAVLEAASAEEHADVPVRVLPGVTAANAAAARAGAPLGHDYAALSLSDRLKPWEVIAERLRAAAGADLVLALYNPGSGSRTWQVGKARELLLEHRAPDTPVVVARDVGGSGERVRIVRLADLDPAEVDMRTILLVGSSQTRVVRRGDGEEVVWTPRRYPET
- a CDS encoding DUF998 domain-containing protein, which gives rise to MRLVPRWVLLTSGCAPVLLIGGWTGAALFEGPAYDPVSQTISVLGAYGAPGFWVMSAAFLALGACHLLTAWGLRAAATAGRVALAGGGLAALGVVVLPAPSSGGSLRHGAVTVIGFTLLAVWPVLAANGGSAAPWALRLMPSVTVTALMAVGGAWFLIEMHRQGDAGLAERVVTGVQSLWPLVVAASCLHHAGNRVRQASGGP